A genomic stretch from Oncorhynchus tshawytscha isolate Ot180627B linkage group LG07, Otsh_v2.0, whole genome shotgun sequence includes:
- the mustn1a gene encoding musculoskeletal embryonic nuclear protein 1a translates to MSQPEEGEEGQLKRPEVSEEDLIGAKDKLSFKGKLKGKTIEVMDECERAGKVAPSVFSGVRSGRETAINKPQARQIKK, encoded by the exons ATGTCTCAG cctgaagagggggaggagggacagctGAAGCGTCCTGAGGTGAGCGAGGAGGATCTGATCGGAGCGAAGGATAAGCTGAGCTTCAAAGGAAAGCTGAAGGGCAAGACCATAGAAGTGATGGATGAGTGCG AGCGTGCGGGTAAAGTCGCCCCTTCTGTGTTCAGTGGAGTGCGTTCAGGGAGAGAGACCGCCATCAACAAGCCCCAGGCTCGACAAATCAAGAAGTAG